A window from Shewanella livingstonensis encodes these proteins:
- a CDS encoding alpha/beta hydrolase codes for MPVDPAVALFLQQVRESGVKAYEDMTPAESRRLDMDELIKAKKHRKIEVVQSIEHSFIPGPTADLPIRIYRPVNSNIEQPQPAIIFIHGSGWVVSNIETNDHFSRALANRTKSVVIAINYQKAPEHKFPVPMDDCYASTLWIFEHAVLLGLDLNRIGILGDSAGGNLAAAVTLRLRDENGPKLAYQVLVYPAVQYGMETPSAIANATGYLLQQASMEYYWRHYLRSETDTKNPYCTPLNAESHHGLPPTLIYTAELDPLCDDGYLYACKLQECGVNVKYKCYDGMIHGFIKMLGVFEQANDFLNTLNEDLLAI; via the coding sequence ATGCCTGTAGATCCTGCTGTGGCGCTTTTTTTACAACAAGTCCGTGAGTCTGGGGTAAAAGCCTATGAGGATATGACTCCTGCAGAATCACGCCGTTTAGATATGGATGAACTGATAAAGGCAAAAAAACACCGTAAAATTGAGGTTGTACAGTCTATTGAGCATAGCTTTATTCCTGGGCCAACTGCGGATTTACCGATTAGAATATATCGACCTGTAAATTCCAATATTGAACAGCCCCAACCTGCAATAATTTTTATTCATGGGAGTGGTTGGGTGGTTTCCAATATTGAAACCAATGACCATTTCTCTCGCGCGTTAGCTAATCGAACCAAATCTGTTGTGATAGCGATTAATTACCAAAAAGCCCCCGAACATAAGTTTCCAGTTCCAATGGATGATTGTTATGCATCGACATTATGGATATTTGAACATGCGGTTTTGTTAGGGCTTGATCTCAATCGTATCGGCATTTTAGGCGATAGTGCCGGTGGTAATCTAGCTGCCGCGGTAACACTGAGATTGCGGGATGAAAATGGACCAAAACTAGCTTATCAAGTATTAGTATATCCGGCTGTGCAATACGGCATGGAAACACCTTCAGCTATTGCTAATGCAACAGGGTATCTTTTACAGCAAGCAAGTATGGAGTATTATTGGAGACATTATTTGCGTAGTGAAACGGATACGAAAAATCCATACTGTACACCGTTGAACGCAGAATCACATCATGGCCTGCCGCCAACACTTATCTATACTGCAGAATTGGATCCGCTTTGCGATGACGGTTACTTATATGCGTGTAAGTTGCAAGAGTGTGGCGTAAATGTGAAGTATAAATGTTATGACGGCATGATCCATGGTTTTATCAAAATGTTAGGCGTATTTGAGCAAGCAAATGATTTCCTTAACACTTTAAATGAGGACTTATTAGCTATATAG
- the caiE gene encoding carnitine operon protein CaiE, giving the protein MPYYEFEGLIPVVDPSAYVHPTAVLIGDVIVEAGVYIGPNASLRGDCGRLILQQGSNLQDGCIMHGYWDMDTIVECDGHIGHGAILHGCVIKRNALVGMNSVVMDGAVIGEDSIVAAMSFVKAGFQGLSKQMLMGQPAKMVREVTEEELHWKALNTLEYQNLTKISSNSMRCVDALARVEVDRARLKGSTDVQSTAQKTSKAYQLTMSLACQF; this is encoded by the coding sequence ATGCCTTATTATGAATTTGAAGGACTTATTCCTGTTGTAGACCCAAGCGCTTATGTGCATCCCACGGCAGTATTGATCGGCGATGTCATTGTTGAGGCAGGTGTTTATATTGGCCCTAATGCATCATTGCGAGGAGATTGTGGCCGTTTAATTTTGCAACAAGGCTCTAATCTCCAAGATGGTTGTATCATGCATGGCTATTGGGATATGGATACGATTGTCGAGTGTGATGGACATATTGGACACGGTGCAATTTTACATGGATGCGTGATTAAGCGAAATGCACTAGTAGGGATGAACTCTGTCGTTATGGATGGGGCTGTTATTGGCGAAGATAGCATCGTTGCTGCGATGAGCTTTGTTAAAGCAGGTTTTCAAGGATTATCCAAACAAATGCTTATGGGTCAACCAGCTAAGATGGTTCGTGAAGTGACAGAAGAAGAGCTTCATTGGAAAGCACTTAATACATTGGAATATCAAAACCTAACAAAAATCTCTTCAAATTCAATGAGGTGTGTGGATGCTCTTGCTCGGGTTGAGGTTGATCGGGCTAGATTAAAAGGAAGTACAGATGTTCAATCAACTGCTCAGAAAACCTCTAAAGCATACCAATTAACCATGTCGTTAGCGTGCCAGTTTTAA
- the caiD gene encoding crotonobetainyl-CoA hydratase, producing the protein MSESLHITKNGSILEIILDRPKANAIDAKTSFEMGEAFLAFRDDPELRVAIITGAGARFFSAGWDLKAAADGEAPDADFGPGGFAGLTEIFNLDKPVIAAVNGYAFGGGFELALAADIIVCSENASFALPEAKLGIVPDSGGMLRLPKVLPPAIVNELMMTGRGMGAEEALRWGVVNRVVTSDQLMATARELALQIAQGAPLAIAAIKEIYRETAELSVEEGYRHIRTGTLKNYPSVLHSEDATEGPLAFSEKRDPIWKGR; encoded by the coding sequence ATGAGCGAATCATTACACATTACTAAAAATGGTAGTATTTTAGAAATCATTTTGGATAGACCTAAAGCCAATGCCATTGATGCCAAAACAAGTTTCGAAATGGGAGAGGCGTTCTTAGCTTTTCGCGATGATCCAGAGCTTCGCGTTGCCATTATTACTGGTGCTGGAGCGCGTTTTTTTTCAGCCGGTTGGGATCTGAAAGCTGCTGCAGATGGTGAAGCTCCAGATGCTGATTTTGGCCCTGGCGGATTTGCTGGTTTAACCGAAATATTTAACTTGGATAAGCCTGTTATTGCGGCAGTAAATGGCTATGCATTTGGTGGCGGTTTTGAGTTAGCATTAGCTGCAGATATTATTGTTTGTTCAGAAAATGCTAGTTTTGCACTACCTGAAGCCAAGTTAGGCATTGTACCTGACAGTGGTGGAATGCTACGTCTTCCAAAAGTACTTCCACCTGCTATTGTCAATGAGTTGATGATGACAGGACGCGGAATGGGTGCCGAAGAAGCACTTCGTTGGGGGGTTGTTAACCGTGTTGTTACAAGTGACCAACTCATGGCAACTGCACGTGAATTAGCGCTGCAAATAGCGCAAGGCGCGCCTTTAGCGATTGCAGCTATCAAAGAAATATATCGCGAAACAGCAGAACTATCAGTTGAAGAAGGTTATCGCCACATCCGTACTGGGACATTAAAAAATTATCCTTCAGTACTACATTCTGAAGATGCGACAGAAGGTCCACTCGCCTTCTCTGAAAAACGAGATCCAATCTGGAAAGGAAGATAA